From one Caldithrix abyssi DSM 13497 genomic stretch:
- a CDS encoding PP2C family protein-serine/threonine phosphatase, translated as MFFLILTAILTSVLKSPLDLSFRGASVYNNFTFVITLIFLFLLSLRNSWITYLTRKEKFYYTFFAFMFLWGVSYLFDFAYELPVAYHSLVHAVFINGSWFFLFFYTLTCSIYLLLQLPTARIFERKMQEVKSLQNLTRAISVELDTSRLTSLITNLIIEVTDSHVSWIELYQPAADSFHVVATKNLSVQDATKLERGALQKLSGQILKERKSLVLNELTSDQKKTYFHGFRTKIASLVVTPIIGVNDQFFGLLYAAKSTSFGFDPDDVNLLEAFANQVAIALENADLLQKSFERERLEQELKIAREVQLRLLPQTRPSLAGYQLTTETIAAYEVGGDYFDFIPRHDQNQMGIVIGDVSGKGTSAAFYMAEVKGIIQSVAQQLHSPYDILCHTNKVLSESLEKKSFITLAFAVLDFKAHALTFARAGHCPIFHYKAQSKQVVYHQPEGIAVGLDRGPIFNKILEEQIVSLEKGDVVVFYTDGLSEAMNVKLEEYTENRMAHILKQYADQSVETIKKHLISDVFEFIGEHHLHDDLTLIILKRME; from the coding sequence TACAATAATTTCACGTTTGTGATAACGCTAATTTTTTTGTTTTTGTTATCGCTGCGCAATAGCTGGATTACCTATTTAACCAGAAAAGAAAAATTTTACTACACCTTTTTTGCCTTTATGTTTTTATGGGGCGTCTCTTACCTTTTCGATTTTGCTTACGAATTGCCGGTGGCCTACCACAGCCTGGTTCATGCGGTTTTCATTAACGGCAGCTGGTTTTTCCTTTTTTTTTACACGTTAACCTGTTCCATTTATCTATTATTGCAACTGCCCACTGCGCGCATTTTTGAACGCAAAATGCAGGAAGTGAAAAGCTTACAAAATCTGACGCGCGCGATTTCGGTAGAATTGGACACCTCCAGGCTTACCAGCTTAATTACCAACCTGATTATTGAGGTTACCGATTCACATGTTAGCTGGATCGAGCTGTACCAACCAGCCGCCGACTCCTTTCACGTGGTCGCCACTAAAAATCTTTCGGTACAGGATGCGACCAAACTGGAAAGAGGCGCTCTGCAAAAATTGAGCGGCCAGATCCTAAAAGAGCGGAAATCGCTGGTGCTGAACGAACTCACATCGGATCAGAAGAAAACTTACTTTCACGGCTTCAGAACCAAAATAGCTTCGCTGGTGGTCACGCCCATAATTGGCGTTAACGATCAGTTCTTTGGTCTGCTTTACGCGGCAAAATCCACCAGCTTTGGCTTTGATCCGGATGATGTCAATCTATTGGAAGCCTTCGCCAATCAGGTGGCCATTGCCCTGGAAAACGCCGACCTGTTACAAAAGTCGTTTGAACGCGAACGGCTGGAACAGGAGCTAAAAATCGCGCGTGAAGTTCAACTGCGTTTGCTGCCCCAGACGCGCCCCAGCCTTGCAGGCTACCAGCTTACCACCGAAACCATTGCCGCTTATGAGGTTGGCGGAGATTACTTCGACTTTATTCCGCGTCATGATCAGAATCAAATGGGCATTGTCATAGGAGATGTCAGCGGCAAGGGCACCTCGGCTGCTTTTTACATGGCCGAAGTCAAGGGAATCATTCAGTCTGTCGCCCAACAACTGCATTCGCCTTATGATATTTTATGCCACACAAACAAAGTGCTTTCCGAAAGTCTGGAAAAAAAGTCGTTCATCACGCTCGCTTTTGCCGTACTCGATTTTAAAGCGCACGCCCTCACATTTGCGCGCGCCGGTCACTGTCCCATTTTCCATTATAAGGCTCAAAGCAAGCAGGTTGTTTATCACCAACCCGAGGGCATTGCCGTGGGCCTGGATCGCGGCCCGATCTTTAATAAAATATTAGAAGAACAAATCGTCTCTCTGGAAAAAGGCGATGTGGTCGTTTTTTACACCGACGGCCTTTCAGAAGCCATGAACGTCAAACTGGAAGAATATACAGAAAATCGCATGGCTCACATTCTAAAACAATACGCAGATCAGTCTGTAGAAACCATAAAGAAACATCTTATTTCCGATGTTTTTGAGTTCATCGGCGAGCATCATCTTCATGATGATTTAACCTTAATTATTTTGAAAAGAATGGAATAA
- a CDS encoding STAS domain-containing protein, with product MKGFQVTRTDKNDISVLYVAGFLDAHTVPQFESALNQLIEERRYKIVVNFKDLDYISSAGLGVFMGFIEEVRSNQGDIKLCNLSERVYKVFDLLGFPALFEIFDDEAQAIKSF from the coding sequence ATGAAAGGTTTTCAGGTTACACGAACAGACAAAAACGATATTTCGGTGCTCTATGTCGCCGGCTTTCTGGATGCGCACACCGTTCCTCAGTTCGAAAGCGCACTGAACCAGTTAATCGAAGAAAGGCGCTACAAAATTGTGGTCAATTTCAAAGACCTGGATTACATCAGCAGCGCAGGTCTGGGCGTTTTTATGGGCTTTATCGAAGAGGTGCGCAGCAATCAGGGCGATATTAAACTGTGCAACCTTTCCGAACGGGTGTACAAGGTATTTGATTTACTGGGATTTCCGGCGCTGTTTGAAATTTTTGACGACGAGGCGCAGGCCATTAAAAGTTTTTAA